In Methanocorpusculum vombati, a genomic segment contains:
- a CDS encoding PEGA domain-containing protein, with protein MKKRYAVFVSLTDDYFIFANDDSFVMNKFYLVLVLLAAVAVLAAPAAAEVTLGGSVGGSTATISVTSSPSGAEVYDAGTYQGTTPCNIIVHTTATPIDHDIVVSKNGYYDYHHYIGDVYTDQYITVNAVLTPVVLTGYLDISSSPSGANVYVDGIYKGTSPLVASVDAGSHSIRMEKPGYDTWYGTYRVSSGDTAQVYASLGPSVTYGYINVHSTPSGANVYVDGTYRDNTPEVISVTAGTSHEVQVVYSGYEVYQQTVTVSTGSTVYLDANLVTSSDAYLKIASSPSGAAVYVDGNYCGNTGYSSGSSMNYMSIGPLTAGTHAVMLKLDGYNTYTSTVTLSPNEIRTMSVTLTQSAPTPSGNAGLHMASTPSGAEVYVDNAFRGYTPVYLSDISEGRHTVLLKHTGYNDWTEYVVFTAGQTVEKDVTMSPASVPPAPTQSPFPVLAFAGLAAAAVFAVRRMY; from the coding sequence GTGAAGAAGCGATACGCCGTCTTTGTATCTCTGACCGATGACTATTTCATCTTTGCGAACGATGATTCATTTGTTATGAACAAATTCTATCTTGTGCTGGTGCTGCTGGCCGCAGTTGCGGTGCTGGCTGCTCCTGCGGCGGCTGAGGTAACACTCGGCGGTTCCGTAGGCGGCTCCACGGCGACGATCAGTGTGACCTCATCGCCGTCCGGTGCCGAGGTCTATGACGCCGGAACGTATCAGGGCACAACCCCCTGTAACATCATCGTACATACCACGGCAACCCCGATCGATCACGATATTGTTGTTTCCAAAAACGGGTACTATGATTACCATCACTACATCGGTGATGTGTACACTGATCAGTACATCACCGTCAATGCAGTCCTGACCCCCGTGGTCCTGACCGGATACCTTGATATCTCTTCCTCACCGTCCGGTGCAAATGTCTATGTGGACGGTATCTACAAAGGAACCTCACCGCTCGTGGCCTCGGTCGATGCAGGCTCCCATTCGATCCGCATGGAAAAACCGGGCTACGACACCTGGTACGGGACCTATCGTGTTTCTTCCGGAGACACCGCGCAGGTATATGCTTCTCTCGGTCCGTCCGTTACCTACGGATACATTAATGTCCACTCAACACCGTCGGGTGCGAACGTGTACGTGGACGGCACCTACCGCGACAACACGCCGGAAGTGATCAGCGTTACCGCCGGCACCTCGCATGAAGTACAGGTCGTGTACTCCGGCTATGAGGTATATCAGCAGACGGTGACCGTCAGTACGGGCAGTACTGTTTACCTTGATGCCAACCTTGTCACCAGTTCCGACGCCTATCTGAAGATTGCGTCCTCTCCCTCGGGGGCTGCGGTGTATGTGGACGGCAACTACTGCGGCAACACCGGTTACTCTTCGGGAAGTTCAATGAACTATATGAGTATCGGTCCGCTTACGGCGGGAACACATGCGGTTATGCTGAAACTGGACGGTTACAACACCTACACCTCAACCGTGACGTTGTCTCCCAACGAGATCCGTACCATGAGTGTAACACTGACGCAGAGTGCACCGACACCGTCAGGTAATGCCGGTCTCCATATGGCGTCAACTCCTTCCGGTGCGGAGGTATATGTGGACAACGCCTTCCGCGGGTACACGCCGGTATATCTCTCCGACATCTCCGAAGGCCGGCACACGGTGCTGCTGAAACATACCGGCTACAACGACTGGACCGAGTATGTGGTCTTCACTGCCGGACAGACGGTGGAAAAGGATGTGACCATGTCTCCGGCTTCGGTTCCTCCGGCGCCGACACAGTCACCCTTCCCGGTTCTGGCTTTCGCGGGTCTTGCAGCCGCCGCGGTATTTGCCGTCCGGCGGATGTACTAA
- a CDS encoding PEGA domain-containing protein, with the protein MKHTVLPLLFILIAALCIVPAAADEAPGYISVTTSPTGGQVYIDHKYVMDAPGTAEVRPGSHLVSIQSSEYFTWSDEVFVRSGETTKVDAVMHFYKGPGSIGITSSMPEVDVYIDDMYYASVKSGTVTIPNLSPVEHDVRVVKAGYHDFTTTVQVLSDKIVGVYSDQTKDDRQAGIRVHSEPAGAVVFLDDDYVGITQSGKEWLQISGVYPGSHTLSLAKDGYVISTITKEYKAGDVADVRVTLQPVPVETVTVPTESPTGTAAVPTATVPPAPTKTPVPVAGLFLLGAAGLLLSRR; encoded by the coding sequence ATGAAGCACACAGTTCTCCCGCTGCTGTTTATCCTGATTGCCGCACTTTGCATCGTCCCGGCTGCTGCAGATGAAGCACCGGGCTATATCTCGGTGACCACCAGCCCGACCGGCGGTCAGGTGTACATCGATCACAAGTATGTAATGGACGCTCCCGGAACCGCCGAGGTCCGGCCGGGCAGTCATCTGGTCAGCATTCAGTCCTCGGAGTACTTCACCTGGTCGGACGAGGTCTTTGTCCGTTCCGGTGAGACCACGAAGGTTGATGCGGTGATGCATTTCTATAAAGGTCCGGGCTCGATCGGGATCACCTCCTCCATGCCCGAGGTTGATGTCTATATTGATGACATGTACTATGCGAGTGTCAAGTCCGGAACTGTGACCATTCCGAATCTTTCTCCGGTTGAGCATGATGTCCGTGTGGTGAAGGCCGGGTATCACGACTTTACCACGACGGTTCAGGTGCTCTCCGACAAGATTGTGGGTGTGTACTCGGATCAGACAAAGGATGATCGGCAGGCTGGTATCCGCGTCCATTCCGAACCTGCCGGTGCGGTGGTGTTTCTGGATGACGACTATGTCGGAATCACCCAGTCCGGGAAGGAGTGGCTGCAGATATCGGGAGTATATCCCGGATCGCACACGCTGAGCCTTGCAAAGGACGGGTATGTGATTTCCACGATCACCAAAGAGTACAAAGCAGGGGATGTTGCGGATGTCCGTGTCACGCTTCAGCCGGTTCCGGTTGAAACCGTCACCGTCCCGACCGAATCTCCAACCGGCACAGCTGCTGTTCCGACAGCTACTGTTCCCCCCGCGCCAACCAAAACCCCGGTTCCGGTTGCAGGTTTGTTCCTCCTCGGTGCGGCAGGTCTGCTGCTGTCTCGCCGGTAA